The genomic window GCTCGCAAATAAAGTTACCACTAACTTTGAGCATGCCCAAGATTTTGGAGAACCGATCGCCGCTGATCATGATGTCTTCAGCTTTGGTGGAATCACACAAAGCATGCCTTTATCGTCTTCAGATGAGAACGTTCTTTTAACTGTAGACAATGTCATGCCTCAACAAATGTTGAGCAACAATATGACAACGCCTATCGAGTTCTAATCCAATCAGAAGAGCAGAAAAACTAAAGCTCAGCACTGCAAGCCAAGTGAGAGCATCTACAGGTAAATCATGAGTCAATAATAGAGCGGCCACCACTTAGCGATTACAACTTTGCAACAGCCCCACTACCTCAAAAAAACTACACCTGGCGTGAGCCGGAGAAACTCAACGAGGTGGAGCGGCTGTTGCTCAAGCGAGGCCAAAGCCCCAAAGGCACAAACACCAGCCAATCCCACAACACCATCACTGCTCTATGCCGACAGCCGCATCCTGCCTACCTATCTCGCCAGGTCGCGGCCGCTTGATCTCCCCTTTGCGATTGTCTGGCCCAGAACAGATGGCCCTCGATGAAGTGCTGCTCGAGGCTTACCAATCAGATGCGAAACCACTACCAACACTGCGCTTCTATCAATGGAAAGGTCCATGGCTTTCCCTTGGTCGCAACCAACGCCACTGGCCAGAGCACTGGAATGCCCTAGCCAAACGAGGAGATCTACAGCTGGTTCGCCGACCCAGTGGCGGTAGTGCAGTCCTGCATGCAGGAGGGCTCACTTATGCACTGATCTGGCCCTCTCCTCCCCGCCAGAGACAACAAGCCTATAAACAAGCTTGTCAATGGCTCATAAGGGGCTTTAAAGAGCTCGAATTACCTTTGCAATTTGGCGATCACCCAGCCAGGGGGGCCAGCGAGAGTAACTGCTTCGCCACAGCCACAGCCGCTGATCTGGTGGATTCTCAGGGTCACAAACGCATCGGCAGTGCACAACTCTGGCGTCAGGGTCATCTCCTTCAACATGGCGAAATCATCCTGAATCCCCCTCAAAGACTCTGGCGAGAAGTCTTCGATTGCGAACCACCTAGCGACGCACCAGCATCAATCCCCAGGCAAGAGCTGAGCGATCTCCTGCAAACAACGTTTTGCTCCTGTTGGCCAGAGGTGAACTGGCAAGAGAGCCCTATCACTAACGCTGAATGGGGCTCAGTTGCCAACAAAGCACCGAACTATGAAGTACTGCTGGATGCCTCAGGCTGCTCAACCAATCCGCCAGAGACCATCGACTCCACAACTTTAGGCAGTGCCATTCCCAGGGGATAGGTGTTCTGACGGCGAGCAGCTTCGAGAAACTGAACAGGAAGCCTTACCCCAAGACGCTTAAGCACAGCTTCGGAGAGATCAATTCGATCTAATGTTCCGCAAGGGAGACCAGCGACATTAAAGACAAGAAGCCTGCCCTCCTCAGCCTGTTCTAGTGCCATCACCGCCTGCCATAACGGGGCTTTCTCGCCAATGGCAGGCAACTCAGATATCGGCTTCATGTGATCCGCCAGGCATTGCCGATCCCATTGCTGCACAGGCAATTCTTTTAAGGGTTGGTCCGTCATGTAACCAACCCAACGACCAGAGCGACAAACCAAAACCCACTCCTGAGGAGACTGCTCCTCGCTGCCAGACAAACGCAACTGACTAAGCCTGCGCAGCGACTGGTCATCTTCAAGCACACGGAAGTTGCGCCCAGCCGCCTGGCCTACGTTGAGCTCACGCAAGACCTTCTGCAAGGCAAGTAGCTGGGTTTGAGAGCGAGATGCACCGAGACCAAACCAACCGAGCATCAACAGCCAAAGCCCACCAATCCCACCACCTTTAAAGAAGAGCAACCAACCCCCCAACACCATTGCCGAGAGAGATAGGGCACGGCCAGTTGCGGTGGCGACCTGGACACCCTTCCTCTGACTGCCAGTCCACTGCCAGACCAAAGCCTTAAGGATCAAGCCTCCATCAAGAGGCAACCCAGGCAGCAAATTAAAAAGGGCTAGCAACAAATTGAGCCCACCCAACTGACCAACGAGATTGGCAAGCAGCGGATTGACGTGATCAGCTGCATACACCCCTCCAGTCAGCAAGGCAACAGCCAAGACCAAGCTCACCAATGGTCCCGCTGCAGCAACCCTTAAAGAGGCCATCGGTGTCGAGCACTCCCTCTCAACGCTGGCAACACCTCCCAGGAAAAAAAGCGTGATGCTGCGAACCTTGACCCCCTCACGCAGTGCAACCAAAGAGTGGCCTAGCTCATGCAGGAGAACAGACAAAAACAACAGCAGGGCCGTGATCAACCCCAGACCCCAGCTGATCCAAGCTGGAAGCGAAGATTCAGCTGCAGCGGACACCTGGTTTTGTGAAATCCAAGTAAAAAGCAACAGGATCACAAACCAGCTGGGATGAACCCTTAAAGGGATTCCCCGAATCTTCATCAGCTCCCAGCCTTCGCCCACCCTTTCATCTCCATCGAGCCGGATCAGCGGCCAGTAGCAAACCAATCTTAGAAAAGTCTCGAGCCAATGGTCTTGCCTATGGGATCTCCAACATCCACCGCAGTGAAGATCTGCGGTCTTACCAACATTGACCAAGCCAAATCGATTGCAGCGCTAGGTGTCGAAGCAATTGGCGTAATCGGCGTAGCAAGCTCACCCCGCTTTGTTGCAGAACAGCAACGACGAGACCTTTTCGCTCAACTCAACAGCTTCAAGCCAGAACTCCAACGAGTCTGGGTGGTCGCTGATCCAGATGACACCGACCTATCCGAAGCCCTGCAAGGAGAAGGTGCACCTTCGGCAATCCAGCTTCACGGCCAAGAAACGCCAGAACACTGCGCAAACCTGCGCATCCAACACCCGAACACGCAGTGGTGGAAAGCCCTGCGCATCCGTAGCCATGAGGATCTCTCCCTTGCCCATACCTATGCAGGCCAGGTCGACGCACTCCTTCTCGATGCATGGAGGCCTGGACAACTTGGTGGCACAGGCCATCGACTTCCCCTGAACTGGCTGCATCAAACCTCTTTTGAACTGCCCTGGTGGTTAGCGGGTGGTGTCTCCGCAGAGTGGATTCCAGAACTTTTGAGCCAGGTAAATCCATGGGGCTTGGACGCCTCAAGCCGTCTCGAGATTTCGCCAGGGATTAAGGATCTAAAACTGGTTGAGGCCCTGGTTGAAGCGGTACGTCAGCAGCAAAAATAGATTCAATGATGCAATCAAAGCTCTTAAACAATTTGAGCTGCCGCAGATTTTTTCAATGGGTTGAAATTGAATTTCAATAATAAAGAGCGAACAAACAATAAGAATTTCAATCAAATCAATAAAATATGCCTAGCTAAAACTTTGGTCAATGAGACGAGCAAGACCCCAACTGAAGGTTGCTGCTAATTATTTTTTAGCTTGATCGTTAAGCTGTTCCTGTCTTTGTTGAATTCCAAAAAAAACATTCGCGCCTAACACCAAGACAGTTGCAACTACAATCACTCCAATCGCTAATGGGCTCAGATTAAGAGCCATTGCAAACAAAGGCGAAGGCATTGACCTCTAAATTGTAAATACAAGAATTAGCTTGACAGAGTTTCATCCACTTGGCTAGTAACAAGCGAAGTGGATACACACATGTTAATCAGACATGGCCATCGCCAAAATGTTCTTTCTTGGCAAGATCTAGAGAGATCTTTTATGTTGCAAGCATGGCCTCCTGCTGACGAACGAGCTCAAAGAATTCCTGTTTAAGGCTAGAGTCATGCCTGAAAACACCTCGCACAACTGAGTTCACCATGGTGCACTGGGGTTCCATTACGCCACGTAATTTCATGCAATAATGCTCTGCCTTGACAATAATTCCAAGCCCCTGAGGCTCACATAGCCGCTCAATTTCATCAGCCAAGATCATTACGGCCTCTTCCTGAATATGAGGTCTTGAAAATACCCAATCGGCAACTCTTGCAAACTTAGAGAGTCCAATCACACGGGTCCCTGGCTTGATCCCAATCCAGCAGTTACCCATGATCGGCACAAAGTGGTGGGAGCAGGCCGAACGGATCGTGATTGGTCCAACAGTATAAATCTCATCAAGCTGCTTAACGTTAGGAAAACTTGTAATCTTGGGCTGTTTCTGATAACGGCCCTTAAAAACTTCGTTGAGATACATGCGAGCAACTCGCTCGGCTGTCTCTTCTGTGTTGTGGTCATTATGAATATCAATCAACAGGCTTTGAAGTAGTTCTCGTACTCGATCGGCAACTTCTACTTCAAGCTCTTGCAACTCGCCTGGTTGAATGTATTCCGAAATATTATCGTTAGCGAGAAAGGAAACACCTCCCGCAACAAACCGTGCGCGTATACGCTCGGAAATCTTGCTTGTATTGGCAATTTGACCATTGTCAGGCGAAGCATTTTTGTCATTGCCAAGGCCTTTCGATGATGCTGGGATGATGGAAGTCATTAAAGGCTGGTTCAAAAGGCGCCAGTGGCTGGCATCAGAGTTAGATCTTCAATCACCTGTGATGGTGGCTGTTGGGCCAAGTGAAGAAGGGCAGCGGCAGCCTGCTCAACAGAAAGCATGGCGTCACGGTCGAAGCTACTTTGCACGGTTTCAGTATCCCAAAGAGGGGTATTGACCGAACCAAGCGTAAGGGTGCAAGCACGTATCCCATGATTGCGCTCCTCCGCTGCCAAGCAACTAGTAAAAGTAGCCAATGCTGCCTTGGTAGTGCAGTATGCACCCCACTGTGGAAAAGCATTGCGAGAGGCATGACTGCTCACATTGATCACCAATCCACCGCTAGCACGCATCGCAGGCACCACAACAGAACACAATTGAAAGACACTAGTGAGATTCATCTGAAGCAACCATTGCCAACGATTCAAAGGCATGGATAGAAGATCCCCTGTCCAAGCCGCCCCAGCATTGTTGATCAACACTGATGGGCAATGTCCCCGTCCAAGCAAATCCTCGATACCAGGAGCGATGGCTTCTGGATCAGCCAAATCGATTGATTTAAAAAGAACATTCTGGCCTGTACTTTTTAGCTCTTGGGAAAGTGCCTGAAGTGCATCTTGGCTGCGGGCTACCAACATCAAATCCCAACCGGAATTGGCAAACAACCGCGCAGCTGCTTCTCCGATACCGCGGGATGCTCCAGTAATCAGGGCAGTAGGCAAGGAGCGAATGCAACCCCAATAACCCTAGGCAGGCAAGCCGGTTTCCGACGAGCTTGGATCGAGAACACGACCCATAGCCCGGAATTTTCGATACCGCGCTTCGCGAAGCTGATTAACCTTTAAACCAAGAAGCTCATCGAGGTGCCGCTCGATAGCCTCTCTAAGCACCTCTCCCGCCTGAAGAGGGGCCCAGTTGTTGCCTCCAGCTGGTTCTGGAAGCACTTCATCCACCACTCCTAAGTTAAGGAGGTCTGGACCAGTGATCTTCAAAGCAGCAGCTGCCTCAGGAGCTTTGGCGGCATCTCTCCAAAGAATCGAAGCACAGGCTTCCGGACTGGCCACGGTGTAGACGCTGTGCTCAAACATGAGCAAACGATCAGCTACGCCAATTCCAAGAGCGCCACCCGAGCCTCCTTCACCAATCACCGTGGCAATCACAGGCACGCGCAAACGGAACATTTCACGCAAGTTGACTGCAATGGCTTCACCTTGCCCCTGCTCCTCGGCAAGCAGGCCTGCATATGCACCTGGCGTATCGATGAAAGTGAGGATGGGTAAACGAAAACGATCGGCATGATCCATCAGACGAAGAGCCTTGCGGTAACCACCAGGCGTAGCCATCCCAAAGTTTCTAGCCACATTTTCTTTTGTATCCCTGCCCTTTTGATGTCCGATCAGCAGCACAGAGCGCTTACCAATACGGCCCACACCACCAACCAACGCCTGGTCGTCGCTACCACGACGGTCACCATGCAACTCAACCCAGTCGTCGCAAAACATTTGGATAAAATCCAAAGTGCTCGGCCGGTGAGGATGTCGCGCGACTTGTATTTTTTCGGCCGGTGTAAGAGCTTGAAAAATTTCCTCCCGTCTACGTGCCGCCAAAGTTTCTAACTGGAGTAACTGCTGACTGACATCGACTTCGGAATCGCGTGCAAGCTCTCGGATCTGCTCAATCTGCTGCTCTAGTTCTACCAATGGCTTTTCGAACTCAAACAGATAACGACGAGCCATGACAAGAAAAGATCCGGAAACAAGGTTCAGGCTGCAGCAGCCTGAAGTTGGTGATTGAGATTGAGGCTTGAAAAACCATGACGCAAAGACGCCATGCCGATAAAATCCATTTTCTCAAGGGTGATCTGGTTACGCCCCCAACTGAAGTTTGTGTGGCAATTCTCAAACTCCAACAGCATTGCTTCTGCAAAACAGGCAAACATTTGCCTCGCAGGCTTATCCATCTCTGCAATCCAGCCAACATCCCAGCTGATGTCATTGCAGAACTCAACGATTCCTCCTTTGAGAACATGCACCCCACTACCAGCAAACTTTGCATCTAGGTTCTTCGGATAGCCCCCATCAATCATCAAGCAAGGCTTGCGCAAACTCTCCATATCGATTTCCAGGGTTCTAGGCATGCTGGCAACCCAAACCACAACATCAGCTTCAGGCAAGGCCTCTTCAAGACTCAATATTCTGCCGCCAGCCAATTCAGTTTGAAGATCTATAAGAGGTTGTTGCTGTCTAGCCACCAAAAGAAGTTCAGCGACACCAGTTCGAGCGGAAAGCCAACGGCAAACAGCACTACCTATATCGCCAGTTGCACCAACTACCGCTACACGCGCCTTGCTTAAATCAATGCCCAAAAGTGGGGCATTGTTCTCAAGCTGACGGCAAATAACCCAAGCCGTATGAGTGTTGCCGGTTGTGAATCGCTCCCATTCAAGCGTGGTGTTTCGTACATGTTGATGCTTAAGAAGATTGAAGTTCTCAAAAATAATTGAGGTAAATCCGCCTAGGGCACTTATCTGAATGCCTCTCTTCTGGGCCATTTCCATGGCATTGAGAACTTTGCGACGGGCAGTTTTGAACCGACTCAACATTTCTGGCACAAAACATGAATCGATATAAGCGCCTTCTATTTTCTTTCCTGTAAGGCTTTCTACCTCTATCTGTTCCAAAAACTGCGGAGGAGCACTG from Prochlorococcus marinus str. MIT 9313 includes these protein-coding regions:
- a CDS encoding lipoate--protein ligase family protein, producing the protein MPTAASCLPISPGRGRLISPLRLSGPEQMALDEVLLEAYQSDAKPLPTLRFYQWKGPWLSLGRNQRHWPEHWNALAKRGDLQLVRRPSGGSAVLHAGGLTYALIWPSPPRQRQQAYKQACQWLIRGFKELELPLQFGDHPARGASESNCFATATAADLVDSQGHKRIGSAQLWRQGHLLQHGEIILNPPQRLWREVFDCEPPSDAPASIPRQELSDLLQTTFCSCWPEVNWQESPITNAEWGSVANKAPNYEVLLDASGCSTNPPETIDSTTLGSAIPRG
- a CDS encoding site-2 protease family protein, yielding MGEGWELMKIRGIPLRVHPSWFVILLLFTWISQNQVSAAAESSLPAWISWGLGLITALLLFLSVLLHELGHSLVALREGVKVRSITLFFLGGVASVERECSTPMASLRVAAAGPLVSLVLAVALLTGGVYAADHVNPLLANLVGQLGGLNLLLALFNLLPGLPLDGGLILKALVWQWTGSQRKGVQVATATGRALSLSAMVLGGWLLFFKGGGIGGLWLLMLGWFGLGASRSQTQLLALQKVLRELNVGQAAGRNFRVLEDDQSLRRLSQLRLSGSEEQSPQEWVLVCRSGRWVGYMTDQPLKELPVQQWDRQCLADHMKPISELPAIGEKAPLWQAVMALEQAEEGRLLVFNVAGLPCGTLDRIDLSEAVLKRLGVRLPVQFLEAARRQNTYPLGMALPKVVESMVSGGLVEQPEASSSTS
- a CDS encoding phosphoribosylanthranilate isomerase — translated: MVLPMGSPTSTAVKICGLTNIDQAKSIAALGVEAIGVIGVASSPRFVAEQQRRDLFAQLNSFKPELQRVWVVADPDDTDLSEALQGEGAPSAIQLHGQETPEHCANLRIQHPNTQWWKALRIRSHEDLSLAHTYAGQVDALLLDAWRPGQLGGTGHRLPLNWLHQTSFELPWWLAGGVSAEWIPELLSQVNPWGLDASSRLEISPGIKDLKLVEALVEAVRQQQK
- the folE gene encoding GTP cyclohydrolase I, which codes for MTSIIPASSKGLGNDKNASPDNGQIANTSKISERIRARFVAGGVSFLANDNISEYIQPGELQELEVEVADRVRELLQSLLIDIHNDHNTEETAERVARMYLNEVFKGRYQKQPKITSFPNVKQLDEIYTVGPITIRSACSHHFVPIMGNCWIGIKPGTRVIGLSKFARVADWVFSRPHIQEEAVMILADEIERLCEPQGLGIIVKAEHYCMKLRGVMEPQCTMVNSVVRGVFRHDSSLKQEFFELVRQQEAMLAT
- a CDS encoding SDR family oxidoreductase, with the translated sequence MPTALITGASRGIGEAAARLFANSGWDLMLVARSQDALQALSQELKSTGQNVLFKSIDLADPEAIAPGIEDLLGRGHCPSVLINNAGAAWTGDLLSMPLNRWQWLLQMNLTSVFQLCSVVVPAMRASGGLVINVSSHASRNAFPQWGAYCTTKAALATFTSCLAAEERNHGIRACTLTLGSVNTPLWDTETVQSSFDRDAMLSVEQAAAALLHLAQQPPSQVIEDLTLMPATGAF
- a CDS encoding acetyl-CoA carboxylase carboxyltransferase subunit alpha, with translation MARRYLFEFEKPLVELEQQIEQIRELARDSEVDVSQQLLQLETLAARRREEIFQALTPAEKIQVARHPHRPSTLDFIQMFCDDWVELHGDRRGSDDQALVGGVGRIGKRSVLLIGHQKGRDTKENVARNFGMATPGGYRKALRLMDHADRFRLPILTFIDTPGAYAGLLAEEQGQGEAIAVNLREMFRLRVPVIATVIGEGGSGGALGIGVADRLLMFEHSVYTVASPEACASILWRDAAKAPEAAAALKITGPDLLNLGVVDEVLPEPAGGNNWAPLQAGEVLREAIERHLDELLGLKVNQLREARYRKFRAMGRVLDPSSSETGLPA
- a CDS encoding long-chain acyl-[acyl-carrier-protein] reductase produces the protein MFGLIGHSTSFEDARKTALQIGYDHLDGDLDVWCSAPPQFLEQIEVESLTGKKIEGAYIDSCFVPEMLSRFKTARRKVLNAMEMAQKRGIQISALGGFTSIIFENFNLLKHQHVRNTTLEWERFTTGNTHTAWVICRQLENNAPLLGIDLSKARVAVVGATGDIGSAVCRWLSARTGVAELLLVARQQQPLIDLQTELAGGRILSLEEALPEADVVVWVASMPRTLEIDMESLRKPCLMIDGGYPKNLDAKFAGSGVHVLKGGIVEFCNDISWDVGWIAEMDKPARQMFACFAEAMLLEFENCHTNFSWGRNQITLEKMDFIGMASLRHGFSSLNLNHQLQAAAA